CCCAGCGCCCCAGACCGCCCGGTTCGCCCTGAACCGGCCAGACCGCCCGGTTCATCTTcagcagtaaaaaaaaaaaaaattcttattaattttttctgCTGATTCTCATGGCTGATTCCACTTCCATCAATGCTTCCTCCACTCCTCCGGTGGTTACCTCCGCAGCTCCTCCTTCGGCCCCGCCGGCCAAATCAGATTTTCACCCGGCCCTAGCCGTTTCGAATATTAGGAATAACATTCCTATTATTCTTGACGTGGAGACTGACCGCTATGGCACCTGGGCGGAGCTGTTCCGCATTCATGCTCGTTCTCACCGAGTTTTGCATCACATTGTCCCTACTGCGGACAAACCACCTCCACCAGTGACTGATCCTGCCTATGAGCAGTGGGCCACTTTGGATGCTACGGTCCTTCAGTGGATTTATTCCACCATCTCTGTTGACCTGAGGACTACTATCATGGAGCCTGGCTCCACTGCCTTCACTGCTTGGACGCATCTAGCGGATCTGTTTCAGGACAATCAGAACGCTCGTGCAGTCACCCTCGAGCAGGAGTTCTCTACTGTTCGCATGGAGGCATTCCCGACCGTCGCTGCCTACTGCCAGCGTCTGAAGACGCTTTCTGACCAGCTTCGTGATGTCGGTGCTCCTGTGAACAATCATCGTCTGGTTCTGCAGCTCATCTCCGGCCTCACCGATGCATACAGGGGTATTGCTACTTTGATCCGTTAGAGCAATCCGCTCCCCTCCTTTCATCAGGCTCGCTCCATGCTCACCTTAGAGGAAGCCAGTATAGCTAAGATGAAACCCACTGAGTCTCATGCTGCTTATGTTGCTACTCAGCCGCGTTCTTCTGATGCCTCTTCTCAGAGTTCTGATCGCCGGACCTCCAACTGTTCACGATCCCACAACTCTAAGGGTCGTGGTGGGAGTCGTGGAAACGGTGGAGGATCCCGCAGTGGCACCTCTTAGGGCTCCTATCCTCCGATGCCTCCTCAGCACCAGTACTTCCCCTACCAGCATTGGGGATGGGCTCCACCTCCATGGGCCATGCCTCCGTGCCCATATCCTACTTCTCAGTGGACTCGTCCTTCTGCTCCTCCTCGGCAACCTGGCATTCTGGGCCCGCGTCCTCAGGCTTATGCTGCTTCGACCTCCTCCGTGCCCACTGATCTTGCCACTGCCATGCACACCATGACGCTTGCTCCTCCAGATAGCACCTGGTACATGGACACTGGAGCATCATCTCATGTAGCAGCATCACCAGGTAAtctcacgtcttattctaatttgagTCATCTTAATCAGAAACTGTATGTTGGTAGCGGACAGGGTATTCCAATTCAGGGTTCTGGCCACACCACCCTACCTACCTCTTATAAAACCAAGCCTTTGTCCCTTTCCCATGTCTTGCACACACCACAAATtgttaaaaacttaatttttgtgcgacaactcactactgataacaatgtttctgtttgttttgacCCATATGGTTTTTCGGTTATTGATTTTCAGACGGGGATTCCACTCATGAGATGTAATAGTCCTGGCGACCTATACCCAGTCACTCCGTCTTTTCCGTTTGCTGGTCTAGCTCAGAGTCTCTGGCACAGTCGTCTTGGTCATCCCAGTTCTTCTGCCTTGCAGTCTCTACGTAGTAATAAGTTCATTAGTTATGAGCATTTGAACTCTAGTCCAGTTTGTGAGTAGTTCATCGACGGAGTAGTGAAGTCTTCCTGGAAATAATAATCACatgaaaagagagagagatgaggATGCTAGAAACACAAAGGACATGCTAAAAGAAACCAAAACCATCTCACTCAAAGGTAGAACAAAATAGGAAAAACAACATGGGAAGATTGAATATAACAATGAGTAGGATATACAAAAAATAATCACAGGAACGATCAAATGAAACCAAAACATAAAAAAAGCTAGGATATACCGAAAACAAAGCATGAACGAAGATGGAAATAAAGGTCCATGAGAATGACTATTTATACCTGGGCAATGGGGTTAGGGAGGAGAAGAAAAGATTGAAGCTCCATAAATATTTGTGTTGTACCGATGCAAAGTATCTTTGTGAACCAGAAAACGATGTGGTAGAATGGATTTGAATTTGGTGTATTGAAAATGATTTATGATTAGTTGCAGAAAACTTTTGTTCTTCCAAGgggaagtaaaaaaaaattatttattaaatgcaaagacaaagaaaaagataGCCACGATATATGTGTGCAGTTAGTGAGCTTGGGATTTTTCAAAGTGgactttaaatatttatttaaaatttgtgATAACCCACTTGTTTATTGGCTAGTTAAGTTTAATTTCATTTCAATCTGGTACATTGAATTGAGTAGAACATGTGAATAGAATTCTAATGAGACTTATTTTTTGAAACATTCAAATGGGACTTAATCACCTTTAAATTTGATTGGGCATCATTGAGGTGGTTTTTTTAGTCAAAATAATGGTTtaaattggttttcaaaaaaaaaattgattggcCAATAAATAGAAAGTGGGAAACAAATTTTAGGTGGTCATTAATAGGAGACATTAAACtgattaaaataattcaaaatataaataaataagatgGCTTATTACCTGCCTACCCCCAATTTAATTCAAATTATCAAAAGTGCCACTTTAAAGTTTCCATAAGTAGaaataagtttttctttttgaattatttaattGTTGAGAAAATAAGTGAAAGGTATGTCAATGTGTGACATGTGTCAAAAGAAATAATTAATTGACgtagaaaataagaataatatTAAACAATTTGGGAAAACATAAAATATGTTAGTGAGTATGGTCCTGACATAATCTATAATTAAAAGTCAAGATT
This is a stretch of genomic DNA from Lotus japonicus ecotype B-129 chromosome 1, LjGifu_v1.2. It encodes these proteins:
- the LOC130713006 gene encoding uncharacterized protein LOC130713006 — encoded protein: MADSTSINASSTPPVVTSAAPPSAPPAKSDFHPALAVSNIRNNIPIILDVETDRYGTWAELFRIHARSHRVLHHIVPTADKPPPPVTDPAYEQWATLDATVLQWIYSTISVDLRTTIMEPGSTAFTAWTHLADLFQDNQNARAVTLEQEFSTVRMEAFPTVAAYCQRLKTLSDQLRDVGAPVNNHRLVLQLISGLTDAYRGIATLIR